The following is a genomic window from Corallococcus soli.
GTGCGGTTCATGGGAACTCCTCGTGTACGGGACATCCGTGAGGACGCAGCCGGGGAGGGCCGCATTACAGCGGCCCGCACTTCCGGTACCCGCGCCCCTCGGAAGACTCATGCTCTGAGAGGCTCGACTGTCCGTGCTGCCTTCTAGGCGGCGGACGGATGCTCGGCCCCCGGCGCCAGAGGGCCGCTCTGGGTGCGGCGGGTGTTGACGGTCACGGCCGTAAGGACGGCCGCAGCTACCACCGCAGCGGCCGCAGCGAATAGCGCCGTGGTGTAGCCGTGCGTCAGCGCCTCGGCCGCCCGCGCCACGAGCGCCTGGTCCTTGGCCGCCAGACCCGCGTAGAGGGCCTTGGCCGCGTGAGGTAGCTGGGTGCCGGCCGCCGCGTTGGAGACGGTTGTCAGCAGGGAGAGGCCCAGCGCGGCCCCCAGCTGCTGCGAGGCATTGAGCAGCGCCGAGGCAAGGCCTGCCGCATCGTTCTCCACGCCGTGCACGACGCTGAGGGTGAGCGGCACGATGGCCATCCCCAGGCCTGCCGAGGTGAGGAAGATGGGCAGCGCCATGGCCGTCAGATAGCTGGAGCCGGAGTCCAGCCGGGACAGCCAGTACATCCCCAGTGCGGCCACCAGCATGCCGGGCACGGCGACGACACGGGGCGCCAGGCGCTCCACCAGCTTGGAGCTGACAACGCTCGCCACGATGATGCCGACGGCGAAGGGCAGCCAGGCAAAGCCGGTGCGCACCGGGCTGAAGTGCAGGACGTGCTGCATGAAGAGCGTCCCCAGGAAGAAGGTGCCCATCAGCGCTGCGCCGAGGAACAGCATGGTGGCGTAGGAGCCCGAACGGTTTCGGTCCTTGATCAACCCCAGCGGCAGCAGCGGGTGCGCACTCCGGGCCTGGACGACGAGGAACAGGACGAGCAGGACGGCGGCGGCGGCGAACACCCCCAGCGTCAGCGCGTCTGCCCAGCCATGCTCTCCGCCCCGGGTGATGCCAAAGGCGAGTGCCATCATACCGCCCGTCCCTGTCACGGCGCCCAGGACGTCAAGCCGGCCCGTGTTGCGCTCGGCATCCAGGAGGGTGCGGGTGCCAGCGAGGACGGCAAGACCCACGGGCAGGTTGATGAGGAACACCCAGCGCCAGTCCAGCACGCCCGTCAGCACACCGCCCAGGAGTACCCCCCCGGTGATGCCGAGCGCGGACATGGCTCCGTAGACGGCCATGGCTGAGTTGCGGGGCTTGCCGGCCGGGAAGGTGGTGGCAATGAGCGCGAGGGCGTTGGGGGCTGTCAATGCAGCCCCGATGCCCTGGAGGGCGCGCGCGGCGATGAGTAACTCGCCGTTTGGGGCAAGGCCGCAGAGGAGGGACGCGAGCGTGAAAACGGAGATACCCACCCGGAACACGCGCCTGCGCCCAAACAGGTCACCCGCCCGCCCTCCGAAGAGGAGCAGGCCTCCGAAGGCGAGCAAGTAGGCGTTGACGACCCAAGGCAGGTTCGACGCAGACATGCTCAGGTCACCCTGGATGCTGGGCAGCGCAATGTTCGCGATGGTGTCATCCAGGACGAGCATCAGCTGGGCCGTCGCGATGACGAGGAGAGAGAGTCCTAACCGGCGCCCAACCGCAGAGGTGGCGCCCGGGCTGGATGGGACAGAGGTGTCGGTGGACATGGTGGATTCCCCTGAGTACGAGATGCCGATTACCAGGGGAGACGCAGATGCCACGCGGGGCATTACACCCCGGGCCGTGGGGCTTTGCTCAAGCGGCCCTGCAGGGGACGGCCGCTCACTTGCCAGTGGGCGCCTCTACACACCGCAGCTGCAGTCCTGGCAGCCCTCCTGTGCGCACTTGCCGCACGTGGCTTCCACCTTCTGTTGGAGCGCCGTTCGAGCCCGATGCACGCGCACGGCAGCATTGTTGGCGGTGATGCCCGCCTCCTCCGCGAAGCCCTTCACCGAGGCGCCTTCGACCTCGATGCTCTGGAGCGCCGCCGCGTATTCTGGCTTGAGCGAGCCCACCAGCCTCCCCACGCACTCACAAACTGCGTGGTGCACCTCAGGTGTGGCCGCGTCGCCGCCCTCCAACTCGCGCGCAAGCGACTCCAGTGCCCGCGCGGAGCTGCCCTGCCGGCGATAGTGGTCCACCACGGCGTTGCGAAGGGATTGGTAGAACCACGCCACAGCGGCCTCCTCGGTGCGGAGCGAGCTGAGCCGCTCCACCGCACGCACGAGCACTCCCTGGAGGAGATCCTCGGCCACATCTCGGCGTCCGACGCGCCGCTCAAGGAACGAGACGAAGGCCGCCTGGTTGCTCAGCAGCTCCTTCATGCGCGAGTCCGCTTCAGGAGCCGAGGCGGACCGACTGCGCTCTTGGGTGTTCATGAACATGAAGATGCCGCTGGCACCAGCTTGTCTCAACTGGCCGGCTGCTTCTGACGCTCGGCTGCGGGCCGCGAGAACTGATGGAGTTCTCCCCGTTGGAACCACCGCAGAGCTCCCCCAGGGCGAGCACAGGAAGGAGCGCCCGAAAATGAGCAAGCACCAGCACCACTGTCCCAAAGCGACGCCATGTTGCACGTATGTCGCAGGAGCCTGCGGAATGGGATGGGAACGGGCGGGGCGACACGGGACGCGGCGGGATAACGGCTCCGAATTATTCCGGGCGGTTACGAGGTAAGGGCGCGATTCTGCTGAAGGTTTCGCACCGCCCGGCGCGGGTTCGATTCCCTCCGCTCCCAAGCAGGGCAACCCACAGCTCGCAGGCCCGTTTTCATCGAGCACACCTGCACCATCACGCGCTGACGGCCTGAGAGGCATTGCCCCTCCGACGCCCACGGGGCCCGGCTCCGCTCCACCGGGCCCCGCGAACTGGCCGCCGGGGTTCTGCTAGACGGGGTTCTGCTCGCTGCAGGTGAGCGAAGCGTCCTCGGCCTGGCGGGCCTCGTCAGTGGACACGGAGGCCGTGGGCTCGGAGGGCTCGTCCGACGCGGTCAGGCAACCGGTGCCGTAGTACTCGCCACACGTCACCCAATAGCCGGGACCGATGTTACAGAGGTCGTGGCATTGAGCATAGGTACAGACTTCAATGCACTGGGGGGGCCCGGCCAGCGCCGCCGTGGGCGCGAAGGAGAGGACAGCCGAGACCATCAGCAGGAACTTCGTCCGCTTGCTCATGCTTGCTCCAATCAGGGGGGATGCCCGGCCAGTGTGGGCCGCTTCCCCTGACAAGTAAATGAATGTCATTGCCGCATCTGGCGCCCCCGGTTCCGCGCTTTCCATTGAGGAACTTTCCGCCCGGGTGGTGTGCTGACCTGCATCGGCGGGGATGGAATCCCCAGAAGGGCTTCTTGAGGGTCAGCGTGAGTGTGAATACCCAGGCCTGGGCACGTGGGAGAAGGTCCCGGCAAGCCGGCGTTCCGCCCCAAAAGGCAGACATTGCTCGTGCCTCGGCACCGAGGCCCTTGCCGCCCTGCGCAAGGCGGCCGCCCGCGCCACTCTCAAAATCGCACCCGGCTGTCTTGTACAGCAGGGGCCGTGCCTCCCTTGGGGCACACCCCTTCCACCTCTGAACACAGTGCCCCCCCGCGCCGAGCCGCTTCTGTGCCTCCGCGTATACTTGGCCTCATGGCCTCTGCGCACCTCTTCGCCGCTCTCGCGCTGGCCATCGCCGTGCTGGCGGCCGGCGGGGTGTCCTGGCTGTGGTCCCGGCGCAAGGTGCGCAGGCAGCAGCGTCAGGACAGCTGGCGCGAGCTGTGCCTGCGTCTCGAATTGGCGACCCAGCCTGGAGACGCCCGCGTGGCCACGGGCGAGCTTGCGGAGACACACTTCCTCCTGCACGACACCGGCGCTGACTGGCTGGTGGAGCTGCCCCTGGCCCGGCCACTTCTGCCGCCTGGCATGCTCCTCCTCTCCTCCAACGCCCCCAGTCTTCCGCCTCACATTGGAATGTCCCCGCTCGCGTGGGCATCCGTCTCCACGCCTCCGGGGCTGTGGGCCTGGCGCATGGAGGGTGAGGGGGAGGCGCCCTCCGACAGGGTGGATGCCCCCCAAGCCTTCCTTGAGGAGGCCGCGCGCGCCATGCAGGCTCACGCCCCCCTTCGAGTGGAACCGCGGCGGATGATTCAGGCCCTTCGCGCGGGCGCCGTGCTCTCCGTCAAGGAGGTGCGGGAGGCGGTGCGCGCACTGGATGCCACCGCACGCGGCTGGCTCGAGGTGGCGGAGCGCCACGGCCTTCCGCAGGCGCACCTGCCTGAGCCTGAGCCCGAGCCCGAAGCCCCGCGAGTGCAAGCTCCGCCGCCCAGGCC
Proteins encoded in this region:
- a CDS encoding MFS transporter, whose translation is MSTDTSVPSSPGATSAVGRRLGLSLLVIATAQLMLVLDDTIANIALPSIQGDLSMSASNLPWVVNAYLLAFGGLLLFGGRAGDLFGRRRVFRVGISVFTLASLLCGLAPNGELLIAARALQGIGAALTAPNALALIATTFPAGKPRNSAMAVYGAMSALGITGGVLLGGVLTGVLDWRWVFLINLPVGLAVLAGTRTLLDAERNTGRLDVLGAVTGTGGMMALAFGITRGGEHGWADALTLGVFAAAAVLLVLFLVVQARSAHPLLPLGLIKDRNRSGSYATMLFLGAALMGTFFLGTLFMQHVLHFSPVRTGFAWLPFAVGIIVASVVSSKLVERLAPRVVAVPGMLVAALGMYWLSRLDSGSSYLTAMALPIFLTSAGLGMAIVPLTLSVVHGVENDAAGLASALLNASQQLGAALGLSLLTTVSNAAAGTQLPHAAKALYAGLAAKDQALVARAAEALTHGYTTALFAAAAAVVAAAVLTAVTVNTRRTQSGPLAPGAEHPSAA
- a CDS encoding sigma-70 family RNA polymerase sigma factor; its protein translation is MKELLSNQAAFVSFLERRVGRRDVAEDLLQGVLVRAVERLSSLRTEEAAVAWFYQSLRNAVVDHYRRQGSSARALESLARELEGGDAATPEVHHAVCECVGRLVGSLKPEYAAALQSIEVEGASVKGFAEEAGITANNAAVRVHRARTALQQKVEATCGKCAQEGCQDCSCGV